DNA sequence from the Cucurbita pepo subsp. pepo cultivar mu-cu-16 chromosome LG06, ASM280686v2, whole genome shotgun sequence genome:
TTATCCAAAATCTTCGTACTAAANTTTTTCAATTCCTTGATGATCCCCTCCTAATTTTGGATTCTATAATTCTCCATAGCTTCAGAGACGCAGAGGTAGTTTATTGTAGGTAGGTAAATCCTCTCTATCTTCCTTCCTCCAAATGTctcaaaagattaaaaatcaatatagATGTTAGATGTATATTCAATAGCACTTATATTATGATCATACaattttgatataaaaaaatggataatcAGATGTTTTAATTGATGTTGTTGAtctaatttaacaaattagagtcatcaaattaaatttcacTGAACTGGATTATGATTATGACCTCGATCAAGACAAACTCAATacttcctaaaaaaaaaaaaaaaaaaagagtgtcCATCAAAGTCACTTGAAGATTTGATGTTTCTCCATTTTATCTGAGTTTAAACGAATTCAAGTCTAATAAACGTGTatcaataagaaaaagaacctAAAGTCATGCATGCatttgagaaaatttcaaaagggTACTACATATTAGATACCCGACTAATCAAAATTTGAGCAATAAAGAACTAGAGAACAGTTGAGATGAACAAAGACcaaatttggttttatttgaaaaacagAACACAAATTCAACAAATCACGAAGATCCACAAGAATAATTAGATTCTTAACATCGATGACAGTCAGGGACAGAAAGATTAAATGTGAACTTCAAATGAAAACGAAAGAGATAAATAGACAATTCAAgcaaacagaaattaaaaatcGACTTAACAAATAATCATagaaacagaacaaaataGATAATCATTATAGAGGGGAGAATTATataataagagagagaagaagaaaattagaaaagcaAAGCTTCAAACCATCAAAAAGCAGATCAAAGCCTCGAACATATGCAACAATTCAAAACGGCGATTAGCCCACGTCTAAATTGGAACAGCCTAACACAAATCACGTCCTAATTTGGCGCaagactttttctttcttttttcgcTATTGTTATCTTTcaaatacatacatacatatatatatatatatatagatatcaAACAACTTCTCCTTCCATTCGACAAGGCTTAATTTGTGATTTTCAagtgagaagaaaaacagagttGGAGATTGGAAGAATTACcaataaagagaagaaaatcagtGCAAAATCGCTAAGAGGCAGACTGCAGCGGCACAAGCAGAAGAACAACGACGACGGCAGCAGCACGGAACCGGAGGATGCGGCGACACCACTGAGCAGCTGAAGAGAACGTGGTGGCGTGGAGGGAAGAGTTAGGGCtttcctctttattttcttttattttattttagaattttataaagtgggaattttttttttattttttattttttttttcctcttaacggctaattcaataatatggtttaatttaaaaatctttcaaattttaatttaaattagtgaGCTagaagattagggtttttgtcATCTCGAGAAGGATATTTTCTAGATCGAAGAGTATTAAGATAAGATAAGGAGACCCGTTgtcttgttgtttttgttcctGTTATCATGGAAGTGTTATCTCGAATATATAGAAAgatatgaatttatatttttcacaaatttaatcGAAACGAAcgtaaatgattttttttcatcaaaataaaatattccaacTTTACATACGTATATCGATCGGAATCGTTCAAACAACTAAAACATTTAAGAACACTCTGGAAAACTTCATTACAAAAAGCACCGTCAGTtcacaaatcaaataaaaagcGTTCCACGACCAACTTCTCCACCCGCATCATTAACCAATAAAATTGGAGAGCGGGAACTAATAGTGGGGAGTGATGCATTTCAGTTAAAAAAAACGTGAAGTAGCAAAACCTTGGGTAAAAATGGTACTTGGTGCAATAACTAATAATCTTGTAAATCCTTCGAATCTCGACTCTCAGCcgttggatctcctccaaactTGGATATATTCTAGAACACTCATGGATCATCAAATTCAACGGCTAGGATTCAAAGTTCGAAGGATTTTGTGCCAAACACAAGGTGAAGATTCTGGTTTTTTAACAGAATGGCAAATCTGTAATTATCCTTATcttcaagggtattttggtaatttgccacttttcgaatgttttattattattttctcgaaaaaaaaaatccataattttcttaaaaacttCTTCATCCCTTGTCCGGAAGATCCTTATACTTCGAACACTTAGACACTAGACTCATTATCACTTACGATTGTCCAGAATTGACTTATAGCCTTCATGTTACTTTTTAATATCGAGATGAACTCCTACAGTTTATATAATCATCACTGCAATCGAATCTATAAATTTCTTTGAAGATCTCGTTCATGAAATCCATGTAAGTTATCATGCATCGatgatatttcatatattaatgATAGACGTAAAAGTTGAGTTAACTACATTTGTTAAGAAACTCTTAGAATTTGATGTAGGAACCTTATGGAAGAACAATACCTTTAGATCTAAACTATCAGCTCCAGAACGATGTGGGATCAACCCAAGAGAAAGTTTTGGAACAGATTatcttgatgatcaagattaagagtaaagaaaactcgttgttaaactcgtgattcgaatcactccacgaGATAGCTGACTCAAAACTACTTGAATTACTCTAGCATGCAAATCTAAACACGAGAAATACAAAGAAATAATATGCAAACTTCATTTATTATCCAAAATCTTCGTACTAAAGCAATAACATGAacgggtatttatagtcttaAAAATAAACCTTATACTAATCTATATTAATTGAAAGGTTGTAACTTTCTACCGTAATGGCCACTAGCGATGACGTTGAACGTCGATTAGGTTCACGGCGTGGGTATGGTCATCACCACCGTGATCTTCATCCGAGACAGTTGGGGAACGGGGAGGCATGTCAAGTACCATCGTTTGAAatgtttcattaaatttttcgCATGTATTATTAAAGGCATGCATGTAGTGGCGTCTTTGATCTAGATAAGAATTTTAAGGATGTTACATAAACGCTTCACTATTAAAGCCTCGAAGTTTTATTCCGATAGTTCTTTGGCCAGTATCGTAATAACAACCCTCAACCAAAATGTTGCTCGAGTAAACTCCAAAGCAACCTCAAGGAAGAAGCTTATTAGTCGTGACATATCTTCAGAGATCTAAACTTTTCTAATTAATAACTCTCGAAAACTTTTATCTTTAGAATTCTCGGTGTTCTCACCACATGAGAAATTCACACTTTAGCTCAAGTTAAGAGACCGTGTCAACCAATGACTTCTAAAATCCTTTAGTCTCTTCCGGTCTCCCCTCCTCTCTCAAGGTCATAACTGACACCAAAATCATACTTTAACTAAATTCAGAGTGTAATAGACATCGATCTCAAACATATACCTGTTTAGCACAAAACATACATCCACAAGTATTCAACATAGCCACAAATTTATGCCAACCGAACCATTGACTTTTTTCAAACAGTCGTTTCCAATAGTATGCAATTCTCGTGCACCTAGATAAGTCATTAGCAAAAGATTAGAGCACACGGCTCTTGCAAGAACAATTTCCAAGCATTTAACTGTTCAATTATGGAAATTTTATATAACTTACAACGTAAACCGTCTAAACAACTTCAAAACTTAACTCTAACACCAATTGCATTGACCTAACTTTCCACACACGTACCGGTTGAAACGGTTCGTTGAAACATGGAAATCTCTATTAGGAAAGTACAATCGGTTCACAAATCAAGTTAAATCAAAAGCATTTGAGTTGTCCCATGACCAGTTTCTCCACCATGCTCGTTATTCTCGCACCACAAGCTTGCTTTACttgaaaatcattttaaaaaatggatgagtattaaaaatacttagaTACTCGCACAACCAATAATCTTTGGGATCTAATGTATGCACGTTGTACATTTTGGGTAACTAACCATTAAGGTCCCTTAATTTTTCAGAATTACGATATATATTGgtatcttttaatttcataaagctACACAAactcataatatatattaatggatACACATCTTATGTTacataattcaataattcatAAAGTCACGTATGAACGACGCAGTTTACACGACATTCAAGTGTCTATAACGAACTTTCACACCAAATATATAGAATATTTGAtacatgaattaaaataaataaataaaatatgctagtttgaatatttctttttaactagaacaaataaatttcaacGTCATAGGCTAGTTGGCCATGGCTAGCTTGTTATTAAACCACAATATAGTCAATTATTGCAAAAAGTCAAAAATAGACTACCATACTTTNtttttttttttggatcttCCGATAGGATTCGAGTCCATATGAAATTATGATCGTCTGTTAGGAAAAAAACGAATGAATCTTGTAGGACTCtcgagaaaattttcaatttcttttagaagtagatgattatttatttacttttcacTTTTTGTGTAAAAGGTGGTACTGCAACGGTTgaggcccaccgctaacaaatattgtcctctttaggctttccctcatggatttaaaacgtgtctttcAGAGTTACACAACGGAACCAGTGCTGAGCAGatactattacaaatggtatcatagtcatatcggtcgatgtgtcaacgaggaaGCTAtttcccgaagggggtagacacgaggcggtgtgccagtaaggacttTGGggctcgaaggggggtggatttggtgggggtcccatattgattggagaaaggaacaagtgccagcgaggacgctgagtccTGATTTGGTGGgcgtcccacatcgattggagaaagaaacaagtgtcagcgaggacgctgggccctgaaggagggtggattgtgatatcccacatcgggtGGGGAGGacaacgaaacaccctttgtaagggtgtggaaacctttccttagtagatgcgttttaaaagccttgaggggaagcccgaaagggaaaacccatagaggacaatatctactagtggtggatctgggccgttacaggtATTAATCTTCGGGGACGTGACAATATATCTAAAAAGTTATTTCGTCAATCATGTTCTCCCCTGAATGTAGGAAAAGCGATACAAAATAAATGTCCAATCTAAGCCAAAGAACGTACCCTGAATAGTCCTCGAGCCGAGATTaaggattatttatttttttaaggaaatttaaaaaaaaaattgaaaatggattaattaatttgaacaaATCTTTCTTATTGAAACATTCTTATGGAACAACTTGATCacttttaactttaattaaaaaaaaatatttaaataaattacctaaaattttggttgttaatattaaaaagaattaaaatggtGTTATGAACACACGTGGGTCAACTATATACTAATTCAAAACTCCAacaatttcatatattaaaatattattaacaaaatatatcttattataattaattgataatattttactAATTCCACGTTTGGTGATTAATAatggatatttttaattaattaataattaaaaaggacTTGGTTTGCGCTTAGGAGGTATGAAAATTGGAACTATATAAAGGGGCAAAATTTGCATTTCAAAGTATATCCCAAAAAAAATACTGTTCTAAGATATGGCGTCTTCCGTGGCGTCCCTGGTTATTGCTATCTTAGTTGTTGCTCTAAGCGTGCCATCGTCAATTGCTAGAGGGTATCGTTACGATCCTTGGCTACCACCTCCGACATATAAGTGGCGGCCAATTTATCGCTATCCTCCATCACCTGTGTATtactctcctcctccaccGGTGTATCATTCTCCTCCACCTCCTATCTACaaatctcctccaccacctgtGTATTACTCTCCTCCTCCCCCGGTGTACCATTCTCCTCCACCTCCCGTCTACAaatctcctcctccacctATCTACccctctccaccaccaccggTCTACAAATCTCCTCCACCGCCAGTTTACCCTTCTCCTCCACCTCCAGTGTACTattctcctccaccaccagtCTACTattctcctccaccaccagtCTATTCCTCTCCTCCACCTCCTACCTACAAAACTCCTCCGCCACCGGTTTATCACTCTCCTCCACCTCCCGTGTACaagtctcctccaccaccagtCTACTATTCTCCTCTGCCACCGGTCTATCACTCTCCTCCACCTCCCGTGTACAAGTCTCCTCCGCCACCGGTCTACcattctcctccaccaccagtCTATCACTCTCCTCCACCTCCAGTGTACAAGTCTCCTCCGCCACCAGTCTACCATTCTCCTCCGCCACCAGTCTACcattctcctccaccacctgtgtacaagtctcctccaccaccgGTCTATTACTCTCCTCCACCGCCAGTGTACaagtctcctccaccaccagtCTACTATTCTCCTCCGCCACCCATCTATCACTCTCCTCCACCTCCTGTGTACAAGTCTCTTCCGCCACCAGTCTACTATTCTCCTCTACCACCGGTCTATCACTCTCCTCCGCCACCCGTCTACCATTCTCCTCCGCCACCTACATACTATTAGGTCAACATATACAATCTACTACATACTAGGTAAACGCGAGCTTCATTACAGTTTACATAACTGTCTgcatgttttttaatatacaaTTTACCTTAACATGATTGGTATCCTAATTTTGCaggaaaaaaatcaatgaaatattcaattttcaattcaataaaGAGGACAGCCCTAATGAAGATTTGATCATTCCTCTACAATGAAGactttaatttctttgctGATTTCCAAATAATCCCTTAtgatttgaaatgattttgattgattttatGTGCTTGTAACGCCGTTGCTACCATGGcatattgttttattgtttaactttcaattatttcataatattCATGTCTAAACTCGTCACCACATGCATGTCAATATCATTTTAAGTAAATAATTCTATCAACGGGATCGAAACATATAGACACACATAATACGTATCATATTGGCTTAACTTGGGAGATCGGAGCCTTTTTCATCACGTAATTAAACCTTCCTCGTCCTACACAACCTCTCCCAACTTCTTCGTGCATGAATATCTCCTCCCGGGACTTAACCCCATGTTGAGAGTAAACCTTGTAAGAAGGGTTAGAGTTACCgaaaatgtgaagaaaatgttgtttaaattatcacaggatgttgcaattcatgccacgttaaaagaagaatataaCTGCATTTATTGTTAGCGAAATGACCGTAGTTTTCTACTGACCTAAAGTCGCTACCATATGTATGATATAACATCTTGTacgaaaatattaatttgaaacgttttcataaaacaatgttatggacttacatgtttaagaaaaaaggTCTTAAAACAATAcaacccaaaaattaaaatagaggCAAGTAGAAATCAAACAGCAATGCCCTCTACTAATCTAAAGtctatgaaattaaatataactaaatACAACTACCGGTCATGGTCTTTAAATTTGTGATGTAGCCGTCAAACGTGTAggggtgccttgcctttatctaAAATGtagaagtagcacatggcttgaagtattttaagaaatactcagtaagtgaccacGCTATTGGGGTTAGAAAATGCAAAGACATACAAAATGATCAAGACTTATCAACTTGAAGTTGTATTCCCTTAGGTGACTATCCTAACCGGGtcattggatgtgtattttaCTATTCTACACACAACCTATACGAGTGAATATGGACCCACGCACACCTCCTAGGCTTCGTTCTGGTCGGGCTAGCATTCTCTGGTGTTGTTGTCGGACAcgtatgtatatatgtgtgtgaTTAAGCGGGGTGGGGATAGGGCGGAGACGAGAAATATAATCCTGTCACCAACCTCATTTATCTAACGGAGTCCCCTATTTCCCGTTGGGAATCCCCTTCCCGTTCGGGACAGGTTGGATCGCTACATCTAACTATtggatttaaaagaaaacttgaaaactaataataataaatgaaaaaaattcatgtaGATGCATATAAGCATATACTCGTAGCATTCTCGTCTCTTGCATTTTACATTGTTAACGATAtctgaaaatttttataagaaaagttcgagaatataaatatctagTAAGGAATCCtactattaaaatcaaaattagaaCACCGTAGAATATTGACTTAACTTGTGAGACCTCATGGTCTCCTCTCGAGACCGTACCCCATGTTGAGAGTACACCCTGCAAGAAGGGTTAGTTAGGTATAAGTACACATTGCCCTCGAGAAGTAAAAAAGTTTCGGAAGTCGAACCAAGAATTTCGAGAAATCTCGATGGCTAATTTATACATTTGAAATAGGAGTGTTGAGGTTCAACGAATGTATAAACCTGATAGAACCAAGAAGGCTCAACATGGGGTACGGTCTCGAGAGNACCTCATGGTCTCCTCTCGAGACCGTACCCCATGTTGAGAGTACACCCTGTAAGAAGGGTTAGTTAGGTATAAGTACACATTGCCCTCGAGAAGTAAAAAAGTTTCGGAAGTCGAACCAAGAATTTTGAGAAATCTCGATGTCTAATTTATACATTTGAAATAGGAGTGTTGAGGTTCAACGAATATATAAACCTGATAGGACTAAACGGCTAGGTCATAGAATTGACCAACACTAGGGCCTAGGTAAAACACGTAGCCTCGAGAACATTGAATATGAGTGATATTCAacgagagcctacaagtaagTTACTtgctgagtatttttatactcattcttattattctttattttttaaatggattGTAATTGTAGATGAATCGTCGATGGCAAGAGCATATAGGGAGCTGTTAGATCCGATTCATTATCCCTATTTTATATTCGATTGTCATCTTTAAGCTTATATTATCGTaagttataaatttcaaatatcaaacatttacaagtcacatcgcatcactaacatcagttataaatgttaaatattcttaatatttttaaaagtagagtAAGGATGAGTCGGattgtaaccttatttttcAGGTTGGTCAAATTGACCCGaccaaaataattttcacCCACGAACCTATCTATATTTTCGGTTCTTAAAAacttcaacccaacccaaaccgaaaaaaatctaacccgaCCTAACTCCTATGCTTTTAATTATACAATTTAGATTGATCAGATTCTCGAGTCGTATAAGCTTACGTTTATTCGTTGGTTAAATATTTGTGTATGCATCGAAGTAcgattttttctctttaattccTTATTCTACACATTaacctaatat
Encoded proteins:
- the LOC111797172 gene encoding extensin-1-like; translation: MASSVASLVIAILVVALSWRPIYRYPPSPVYYSPPPPVYHSPPPPIYKSPPPPVYYSPPPPVYHSPPPPVYKSPPPPIYPSPPPPVYKSPPPPVYPSPPPPVYYSPPPPVYYSPPPPVYSSPPPPTYKTPPPPVYHSPPPPVYKSPPPPVYYSPLPPVYHSPPPPVYKSPPPPVYHSPPPPVYHSPPPPVYKSPPPPVYHSPPPPVYHSPPPPVYKSPPPPVYYSPPPPVYKSPPPPVYYSPPPPIYHSPPPPVYKSLPPPVYYSPLPPVYHSPPPPVYHSPPPPTYYSPSIAVDYRYYYSPPPPFMYKSPLPPVYYAPQPPYYKLPPPFYYYSSPPPPVYKFPPPPVYSSPPPPVYYSPPPAVYPSPPPPVYKSPPPPVYSSPPPPVYYSPPPPVYYSPPPPVYYSPPPPVKYSSPPRVYYSPPPPKKEDEDKSPPPPSPKKSPPPKKTPPPPEVKKSPPPPPPRKKSPPPPAPKKSPPPPPPPRKKSPPPPPPRKKSPPPPSPKKSPPPPPPKKSPPPPPKKSPPRPEPKKSPPPPSPEYKWPPPPASPYY